A region from the Cryptosporangium arvum DSM 44712 genome encodes:
- a CDS encoding GmrSD restriction endonuclease domain-containing protein: MGFLTPMYELGEYLAWTRSGEIQLPDFQRGYKWEDERIRQLLITVLRGHPLGAVMLLKTGNSQVRFKPRRLEGVELPAGTEAKFLLLDGQQRLTSLTQALSGDGLVATKDSRGKLFNRRYLVHMPTALADPNRVDEAVISVPADGVVRTNFGKDVVLDLGDHDKQRAQGYFPLHLLYGDYMSWILELDDRALGKTFHEQFIKPAATYDIPAIVLDEKTDKAAVATVFEKVNIGGLPLNVFELLTAVFAGDADHYARTKEDFRLNDDWRDTQLKWSSSPVLGVVENTDFLQAVTMLTTRKRNLADASDRPPAISAKREDVLKLTLADYLEWRDPLREAFVWAATFLADRHIFVPRDVPYAKQLVPLAAIKVVLGKDADLIGVSERLTRWYWCGVMGELYGSAIETRFARDIEMVPAWALDGSAVLPRTVADASFTESRLHSLRTRNAAAYKGIAAMILAVGARDWMEDKALDKMQYVDLAVDIHHVFPQKWCYDHGVDDEHRESIVNKTTISARTNRAIGGTAPSIYLQTIQTRAQIDRAKLDELLRTHLVPADLLGADDFDGYFAARRESLCRLVEAAIGKTVQRDVGEGEAGEDSAHFEPEELRSELIDETD, translated from the coding sequence GTGGGATTCTTGACGCCGATGTACGAGCTGGGCGAGTACCTCGCCTGGACACGGTCGGGCGAGATTCAGTTGCCGGACTTCCAGCGCGGCTACAAGTGGGAAGACGAGCGCATTCGTCAGCTCCTGATCACGGTGCTGCGCGGACACCCGCTGGGCGCGGTGATGCTCCTGAAGACCGGTAACTCGCAGGTGCGTTTCAAACCTCGGCGGTTGGAAGGTGTCGAGCTTCCGGCCGGAACCGAGGCGAAGTTCCTTCTCCTGGACGGCCAGCAGCGTCTGACGTCGCTGACGCAGGCGTTGAGCGGTGACGGGCTCGTCGCGACGAAGGACAGCCGGGGCAAGTTGTTCAACCGCCGCTATCTCGTGCACATGCCAACGGCGCTGGCCGATCCCAACCGGGTCGATGAGGCCGTCATCTCGGTCCCGGCGGATGGCGTTGTTCGCACGAATTTCGGCAAGGACGTCGTTCTAGACCTCGGCGATCACGACAAGCAGCGCGCGCAGGGATACTTCCCGCTGCACCTGCTGTACGGCGACTACATGAGCTGGATTCTTGAGCTGGACGATCGAGCGCTGGGGAAAACCTTCCACGAGCAGTTCATCAAACCGGCCGCGACGTATGACATTCCGGCCATCGTGCTCGACGAGAAGACCGACAAGGCTGCCGTCGCGACTGTGTTCGAGAAGGTCAACATCGGCGGACTCCCACTCAACGTGTTCGAACTACTCACGGCGGTCTTCGCCGGCGACGCCGACCACTACGCGCGGACGAAGGAGGACTTTCGGCTCAACGACGACTGGCGCGACACCCAGCTGAAGTGGTCGTCCTCGCCAGTGCTCGGCGTCGTGGAGAACACCGACTTTCTGCAGGCTGTCACGATGTTGACCACCCGCAAACGCAACCTCGCGGACGCCTCGGATCGTCCGCCGGCGATCTCGGCGAAGCGTGAGGACGTTCTGAAGCTCACGCTGGCGGACTATCTCGAGTGGCGGGACCCGCTGCGCGAGGCGTTCGTCTGGGCCGCGACGTTTCTCGCCGACCGGCACATCTTCGTGCCTCGGGACGTCCCCTACGCCAAGCAGCTGGTACCGCTCGCCGCGATCAAGGTGGTGCTGGGCAAGGACGCAGACCTGATCGGCGTCAGCGAGCGCTTGACCCGCTGGTACTGGTGCGGCGTGATGGGTGAGCTCTACGGATCGGCGATCGAGACGCGCTTCGCCCGGGACATCGAGATGGTGCCGGCCTGGGCGCTGGACGGGTCGGCCGTGCTGCCGCGGACGGTTGCGGATGCCAGTTTCACCGAGTCTCGGCTGCATTCTCTGCGGACCCGCAACGCGGCTGCCTACAAGGGAATCGCCGCAATGATCCTGGCCGTTGGGGCGCGGGACTGGATGGAAGACAAGGCTCTCGACAAAATGCAATACGTCGACCTGGCGGTCGATATCCATCACGTCTTCCCGCAGAAGTGGTGCTACGACCACGGAGTCGACGATGAGCACCGCGAGAGCATCGTCAACAAGACGACGATCAGCGCGCGGACCAACCGGGCCATCGGTGGCACCGCCCCCTCGATCTACCTGCAAACCATCCAGACTCGCGCCCAGATCGATCGCGCGAAGCTCGACGAGTTGCTGCGGACGCATCTCGTCCCGGCGGATCTGCTCGGAGCCGACGATTTCGACGGCTACTTCGCGGCGCGACGAGAGTCGCTGTGCCGACTGGTGGAGGCTGCGATCGGCAAGACGGTCCAACGGGATGTCGGGGAAGGTGAGGCGGGGGAGGACTCCGCCCACTTCGAGCCTGAGGAGCTGCGCAGTGAACTGATCGACGAGACCGACTGA